A portion of the Saccharomyces paradoxus chromosome XV, complete sequence genome contains these proteins:
- the PIP2 gene encoding oleate-activated transcription factor PIP2 (Autoregulatory, oleate-activated transcription factor~similar to YOR363C): MYFTDESSPTMSRIGKKRNRLSFVCQACRKAKTKCDQEKPRCGRCTKQNLFCIYDVARQAAPRNPNKDATIARLKKEIRYWRNKTVDLTQEKKDFYTALKRPTEELAAKRTCKSSQENSFPISLYKTHPRLIMTKVMKREINPLSEKYLIFQDTFLKTLIASVLLSSSRNSMIPALNADISRSRTQPCVKNNVVKMREVLLKNSKYESQRKSINEFTDRLLQRKNPEEQTAVNKVISLLYSTRESSYLENTCPSENDYSDLLKGHINEIEKALPPKAIIEQYLSHFFEHIFHLIPFASKEMLEESIHTTVQYNELGEVRLSMGTTLIRNKMENLCILLLILRIAYISLTFIEDKIEDYSPYITKEMLEQYPIQSEVIFLAQQILASENWCACANENTISCLLYIWCAFVFSPTEGDFLLEQPSDVIINLVILIGTSIGLHRDPSDFPALNHPEVSDKRLLNLRRIQWLSIISMATLESSLKGRLLVSPLSMIDLFINVRDPNCIEIYKKRVKKDLTGSQSDEQLLEIHEIFFHRAQLALFLSDLNNITISYSGSVPMDTLETLRVKANELLKNKFQLRSVDINIYDVEKTFQKLTFNSILNSISLSAQILGKLMMLRASIALMLYFETLAMERSECLPFFYKYFFQCCADTISLIRFFLLYFNGSYEKVLSSLVCFITTKVIQLAAPTTMFTLLVIIMRAELAKNMLLVKCNECNARGDISDLPEIKEKIKSLDTIKDNFERLLLEVYLLASQNLRFKYFYIFKMLTLFDVFIQRLRKGQLFSGLFVKVDKDSTTKKIATMLELTLGINLDKSDHLIDRLKGKNLTVNFTLDQLHEIIKEFDKIKNIGTADSQNSLNPSKPNMKDNTPTIELLLNSSVENEAVPSYISSNEPTNVGSASTYNLARNINNQNNGENMSPSTHPSENNPAAPNLNFTPINNNYSGGSSNNNKNDNVKLPSNFKNYYDPPMSSLDISMDVPDIFGSLDFFDYDLLFQND, encoded by the coding sequence ATGTACTTTACAGATGAATCATCACCGACAATGAGCAGAATtggtaaaaaaaggaatagACTTTCCTTTGTTTGTCAAGCTTGCAGAAAGGCCAAGACCAAGTGTGACCAGGAGAAACCTCGATGTGGCAGGTGTACCAAACAAAACCTGTTTTGTATATATGATGTTGCAAGACAAGCGGCCCCTAGGAACCCGAATAAAGATGCTACCATAGCGAGACTGAAAAAGGAGATTCGTTACTGGAGGAATAAAACCGTGGATTTGactcaagaaaagaaggacTTCTACACTGCATTGAAAAGGCCAACGGAGGAGTTGGCTGCTAAGAGAACATGTAAAAGTTCCCAGGAAAACAGTTTTCCAATCAGTCTTTATAAGACCCATCCCAGACTGATTATGACCAAAGtaatgaaaagagaaatcaACCCTTtatctgaaaaatatttgatatttcagGACACTTTTCTGAAGACGTTGATTGCCTCCGTACTTTTAAGTTCGTCCAGAAACTCCATGATTCCTGCTTTAAATGCAGATATCAGCAGGTCCAGGACGCAGCCATGTGTAAAGAATAATGTGGTAAAAATGAGAGAGgttctattgaaaaactcaAAATACGAATCACAAAGAAAATCCATCAACGAGTTCACGGACAGGCTACTACAGAGAAAGAACCCTGAAGAACAGACTGCGGTAAATAAagtaatttctttattgtaCAGTACCAGGGAATCGTCATATCTAGAGAATACATGCCCTTCCGAAAACGACTATTCTGATTTATTGAAAGGCCACATCAACGAAATCGAAAAGGCACTCCCTCCAAAGGCCATCATAGAACAGTACCTTTCTCACTTTTTTGAGcatattttccatttaaTACCCTTTGCCAGCAAGGAGATGCTAGAGGAGTCAATCCACACCACCGTACAGTATAATGAATTAGGGGAAGTACGGCTATCGATGGGCACAACCCTTATACGAAataaaatggaaaatttatGTATCTTACTGTTAATATTGAGGATCGCGTACATCTCTTTGACATTTATAGAAGACAAGATCGAAGATTACAGCCCATATATTACCAAAGAGATGTTAGAGCAATATCCAATTCAAAGCGAAGTAATTTTTCTAGCACAGCAGATACTTGCATCTGAAAATTGGTGTGCTTGtgcaaatgaaaatacCATTTCATGCTTACTTTATATTTGGTGCGCATTTGTTTTCTCCCCAACTGAGGGTGACTTTTTGTTGGAACAACCGTCGGATGTTATTATTAACCTTGTAATATTAATCGGGACATCTATCGGATTGCACCGTGATCCATCTGACTTTCCAGCCTTGAACCACCCCGAAGTTTCGGACAAAAGGCTGCTAAACTTACGAAGGATACAGTGGCTATCGATTATTTCTATGGCAACTCTAGAATCAAGCCTGAAAGGTAGACTGTTGGTGTCACCCCTTTCGATGATTGATCTTTTCATTAACGTTCGAGATCCCAATTGTATAGaaatctataaaaaaagggtcAAGAAAGATTTGACGGGTTCCCAATCAGATGAACAGCTACTAGAGATccatgaaattttttttcatagaGCCCAATTGGCATTATTCTTGTCTGATTTGAACAATATAACCATTTCATACAGTGGATCGGTTCCAATGGATACGCTAGAAACTTTACGCGTTAAGGCTAATgaacttttgaagaacaaatttCAGCTAAGAAGCGTGGATATTAACATATATGACGTGGAGAAGACATTCCAAAAACTAACCTTCAATTCAATTTTGAATTCAATAAGTTTATCGGCCCAGATCCTGGGTAAATTAATGATGCTACGAGCGTCAATAGCGTTGATGTTGTATTTCGAAACACTCGCAATGGAAAGAAGTGAATGTTTGCCTTTCTTTTATaagtattttttccagtGTTGTGCCGACACCATTTCTCTCATCAGATTTTTTCTACTGTATTTCAATGGGAGTTACGAAAAAGTTCTTTCCTCGTTAGTATGCTTTATAACCACAAAAGTTATTCAATTGGCTGCTCCTACCACGATGTTTACCCTTTTAGTGATTATCATGAGGGCAGAGCTGGCCAAAAACATGCTACTAGTCAAATGTAACGAATGTAATGCCAGAGGTGACATTAGTGACCTCCcagaaataaaagagaaaataaagtcaTTGGACACTATCAAGGACAACTTTGAGAGGCTTTTGTTGGAAGTATATCTACTCGCCTCTCAAAATCTGAGGTTTAAGTATTTCtacattttcaaaatgttaACCTTGTTTGACGTATTCATTCAAAGGTTGAGAAAGGGTCAGTTATTCTCTGGTTTGTTTGTCAAAGTGGACAAGGACTCGACtacgaaaaaaattgccACTATGCTAGAGTTAACGCTCGGCATCAACCTAGACAAGTCAGACCATTTAATTGATAGACTAAAGGGTAAAAACCTCACTGTTAACTTTACGCTTGATCAACTGCATGAAATCATTAAAGAGTTcgacaaaataaaaaacattgGTACTGCTGATTCACAAAACTCTTTGAATCCATCAAAGCCAAACATGAAAGATAATACACCCACAATTGAGCTTTTACTCAACTCCAGTGTGGAAAATGAGGCCGTACCGTCGTATATAAGTTCAAACGAGCCCACTAATGTTGGTAGTGCCTCCACTTATAATCTTGCACGCAATATTaataatcaaaataatGGAGAAAACATGTCTCCATCGACCCATCCGAGTGAGAATAATCCTGCCGCTCCTAATCTAAATTTTACTCCGATAAACAATAACTACAGCGGCGGCAGCTCgaacaataataaaaatgataacgTCAAGTTACCGAGTAATTTTAAGAACTACTATGACCCACCTATGTCTTCTTTGGACATATCCATGGATGTCCCAGACATTTTTGGCAGTCTTGATTTCTTCGATTATGAcctcctttttcaaaacgaCTAG
- a CDS encoding putative flavin adenine dinucleotide transporter (similar to YOR365C), whose protein sequence is MLPINVFFLSWVFALLALFRQTHAISINSSTFQVSNSFTLLNNASKLFSVPFDVSTKEYLKTSALLTCVRDSQFSASYFEAAFFPKNSTIFFDIEAQTIMSENITIKAELIAYGLNVYTKVFDLCGIQDNLLCPLKPGNIELIGSYYVETAVASQIPSIAYNIPDLDAYIVVSAYSTTDKEFIKPLACVQVMLSNGRTVQTEYLSWNLVILTIFGIMFSVVYSLQGYTVTSTRLASYSISLVLYFQNLAILAMISVSFLPPIVAAWTQNFQWSTGIIKINFMQHLFDWYIVATSGSPTVVYHNKEVLSISVQKRSLNSKIISASSNLNGVESSQRDNLLYTSNLRNANDYLSKILVLRGIKRVSYKAGIEISNFFLTGFSFFIVFIGMVILGFIIFKTSLKVIQRFKIKTTRYLHFHIHWSALLQGTLYRVVFIIYSEISLLALWEFTQKDSAATLVEAIVVFILMTVLLLSASVRIWRQMVKSEKIFGQPSYLLFSDSKFLNKFGFLYSQFKSTKVWWLMITSAYMLIRSILVGALQTHGKSQSIGVFLNEAIYLILLCWMQPYMDKTTNCFNISIHSLNLMNAFFFLFFSNLFQQPIAVSSFMGLIFFFLNAAFSLYLFIFILVCFAMAIYYKHPDTRYKPIDDQRRSFLKNEMDDDAVYELVPELHEMKKAVLECNGIQRPQINKIDLCKQNSNCEYLYM, encoded by the coding sequence ATGTTGCCTATtaatgtcttttttttatcttggGTTTTTGCTTTACTGGCACTCTTCCGGCAGACACACGCTATTTCCATTAACAGCTCTACTTTTCAGGTTTCTAACTCTTTTACGCTGCTAAACAACGCATCAAAACTATTCTCAGTACCGTTCGATGTATCCACTAAGGAATATTTAAAGACTTCAGCACTGTTGACCTGTGTTAGAGACTCGCAGTTTTCTGCATCGTATTTTGAAGCTGCATTCTTCCCAAAAAATAGtactattttctttgacaTTGAAGCACAAACAATTATGAGTGAAAACATAACCATTAAGGCAGAATTGATTGCATACGGTCTCAATGTTTATACCAAAGTTTTTGATCTATGTGGAATACAAGATAATTTATTATGCCCGTTGAAGCCAGGGAATATAGAACTCATAGGAAGCTATTATGTAGAAACAGCAGTAGCTAGCCAAATTCCAAGTATAGCATATAATATCCCTGATTTGGACGCGTATATTGTGGTGTCAGCATACTCCACTACCGATAAAGAATTCATCAAACCTTTAGCATGTGTTCAAGTGATGCTATCAAATGGTAGAACAGTTCAAACAGAGTACTTGTCATGGAATCTAGTGATTTTGACAATTTTCGGAATTATGTTTTCAGTTGTTTATTCTTTGCAAGGTTACACAGTTACTTCGACACGCCTGGCGTCATATTCAATCTCATTGGTTTtatatttccaaaatttggCTATCCTAGCAATGATTAGTGTATCATTTTTGCCGCCTATTGTCGCTGCATGGACTCAAAATTTCCAATGGTCAACGGgaataataaagataaaTTTTATGCAGCACTTATTTGACTGGTATATTGTCGCCACATCCGGGTCCCCCACTGTTGTATATCACAATAAAGAAGTTCTATCGATCAGCGTTCAAAAAAGATCCTTGAACAGTAAAATCATATCCGCATCAAGTAATTTAAATGGTGTTGAAAGCTCTCAAAGGGATAATTTATTGTACACTTCAAATCTAAGAAATGCCAATGACTACTTATCAAAAATCTTAGTACTAAGGGGTATCAAAAGGGTGTCTTACAAGGCTGGAATTGAAATATcgaatttcttcttgaCGGGATTCTCCTTCTTTATTGTCTTTATTGGTATGGTAATATTAGGgtttatcatttttaaaacatctttgaaagtaatTCAGAGGTTTAAAATTAAGACGACCAGATATTTACACTTCCATATACATTGGAGCGCACTTTTACAGGGAACATTATATCGAGTGGTATTCATAATATATTCCGAGATATCTCTTTTAGCACTTTGGGAGTTCACTCAAAAAGACTCAGCAGCTACCTTAGTGGAAGCaattgttgttttcattttgatgaCAGTCTTGTTATTATCTGCAAGCGTTAGAATATGGAGACAGATGGTCAAGTctgagaaaatttttggccAACCAAGCTATTTACTTTTCAGTGACTCAAAATTTCTAAACAAGTTTGGCTTTCTTTACTCTCAATTTAAGTCTACAAAGGTATGGTGGTTAATGATTACATCCGCATACATGCTTATTAGGTCCATCCTAGTGGGAGCTCTACAAACGCACGGAAAATCTCAATCAATTGGTGTCTTTTTAAATGAAGCGATCTATCTCATCCTTTTGTGCTGGATGCAACCTTATATGGACAAAACAACCAACTGCTTCAATATTAGTATCCATTCACTGAATTTAATGaatgccttttttttcttattttttagtAACTTATTTCAACAGCCCATTgctgtttcttctttcatgggactaattttcttttttctgaaTGCTGCGTTTTCCTTGTatctatttattttcatattgGTGTGCTTTGCGATGGCGATATATTACAAGCACCCTGATACGAGGTACAAACCCATTGATGACCAAAGACGATCgttcttgaaaaatgaaatggaTGATGATGCAGTTTATGAATTAGTGCCAGAACTGCACGAAATGAAGAAGGCTGTTCTCGAATGCAACGGCATTCAAAGGCCGCAAATTAATAAGATTGATCTTTGTAaacaaaattcaaactGTGAATATCTGTATAtgtga
- the SCP1 gene encoding Scp1p (Component of cortical actin cytoskeleton~similar to YOR367W): MSYDKKADVTSLDEDLRQLRESKFSPEAVQHIKTWVFKSVLKETVPPEDLLECLKDGTVLCKLANILYEADTGEASHISWKNSKMPFVQMDQISQFLSFSRVYGVPEDELFQTIDLFEKKDPAIVFQTLKSLSRYANKKHPDRFPVLGPQLSTRKPRPPVRSKPKHLREGAGWSTFEYGYMKGASQATEGVVLGQRRDIV; the protein is encoded by the coding sequence ATGAGTTATGATAAGAAGGCTGATGTCACATCCTTAGATGAAGATTTAAGGCAACTAAGAGAAAGCAAGTTTTCACCGGAAGCAGTGCAGCATATTAAAACATGGGTATTTAAATCCGTTCTGAAAGAGACAGTTCCTCCTGAAGACTTACTGGAATGCTTGAAAGATGGAACAGTCCTATGTAAGTTagcaaatattttatatgAAGCAGACACAGGAGAAGCCAGCCATATTAGTTGGAAAAACTCTAAAATGCCATTTGTTCAAATGGATCAAATTTCCCAATTCTTATCGTTTTCGAGGGTATATGGTGTGCCAGAAGATGAATTATTTCAGACTATAgatctttttgaaaaaaaggatccAGCCATTGTTTTCCAAACGTTGAAGTCCTTGTCTCGTTACGCCAACAAAAAACATCCGGATAGATTTCCAGTTCTGGGACCGCAACTGTCAACAAGGAAGCCGAGACCCCCGGTCAGGTCCAAACCAAAGCATCTACGGGAGGGTGCTGGATGGAGTACTTTTGAATACGGTTATATGAAAGGTGCATCTCAAGCTACTGAAGGGGTGGTGTTAGGTCAAAGAAGAGATATAGTTTAG
- the RAD17 gene encoding Rad17p (Checkpoint protein~similar to YOR368W): MRINSELANKFSASTVHLEHITTALSCLTPFGSKDDVLIFIDADGLSFVRENNHVIRIQLLLSRELFMSYSYRNETEDHMKLCVKINHILDSVSVMNRNSDDIVECTLSYDGHGSPFVLIFEDSFISERVEYSTYLIKDFDTNGLELDRERICFEAIIKGEALHSALKDLKEIGCKECYVYAKTEANDENVFALISKSQLGFSKIKLPSNRSILEKLQVFDGDSTTVMDGSAVIGFFDFTSFDKIRKSTKIASKVLFRMDVHGVLSVNILSQTDDVIITDTTRPSNNRLSSVRQLQLPKDYPGIVIEVCMLEKESIDEVAQTEIELLMETNEFGNRGNFKKSITRKRYGTDGGNEASNDNLLQLNGKEIKLPSEENNNNNKKYEDEENRYKNPTNDIPLFF, encoded by the coding sequence ATGCGAATCAATAGTGAACTAGCGAACAAATTTTCTGCCTCAACGGTGCACTTAGAACACATCACAACTGCTTTAAGTTGCTTGACACCTTTCGGTTCTAAAGACGATGTGCTTATATTCATAGACGCTGATGGCCTATCATTTGTCAGGGAAAACAACCATGTGATAAGAATTCAATTACTACTGTCTCGAGAGCTGTTTATGTCTTATTCATATAGAAATGAAACTGAGGACCACATGAAGCTTTGTgtgaaaataaatcatATCTTAGATAGTGTTAGCGTGATGAACAGGAATTCAGATGACATTGTCGAGTGTACTTTATCTTATGATGGACATGGATCGCCTTTTGTGCTAATATTTGAAGACTCATTTATCTCTGAGAGAGTGGAATACTCTACCTACTTAATTAAGGATTTCGATACTAATGGGTTAGAACTAGATAGAGAAAGGATATGCTTTGAGGCAATTATTAAGGGTGAAGCCCTTCATTCAGCTTTGAAggatttgaaggaaattggATGCAAAGAGTGCTATGTATATGCGAAGACTGAGGCAAATGATGAGAATGTATTTGCTTTGATATCCAAATCTCAGCTAGGATtctcaaaaataaaattgcCCAGTAACAGATCGATACTAGAGAAGTTACAAGTATTTGACGGAGATTCTACAACAGTAATGGATGGTTCTGCCGTAATCGGGTTCTTTGATTTCACCtcatttgataaaatcaGGAAGAGTACTAAAATTGCAAGCAAAGTACTGTTTAGAATGGATGTTCATGGTGTATTAAGTGTAAATATTCTAAGTCAAACAGATGATGTCATTATCACTGATACTACAAGACCTTCGAATAACCGATTAAGTAGTGTTCGTCAACTGCAACTACCCAAGGATTATCCTGGTATAGTAATCGAGGTTTGCATGTTGGAAAAAGAATCCATCGATGAGGTAGCACAGACAGAAATAGAGCTCTTAATGGAGACTAATGAATTTGGTAATCGTGgcaatttcaagaaatctattacaagaaaaagatatgGTACGGATGGAGGTAATGAAGCTTCTAATGACAATTTGCTGCAATTGAATggtaaagaaattaaactACCAtctgaagaaaacaacaataacaataaaaaatatgaggATGAAGAGAATCGCTACAAAAATCCAACAAACGACATccctttatttttttaa
- the RPS12 gene encoding 40S ribosomal protein eS12 (Protein component of the small (40S) ribosomal subunit~similar to YOR369C) — protein sequence MSDVEEVVEVQEETVVEQTAEVTIEDALKVVLRTALVHDGLARGLRESTKALTRGEALLVVLVSSVTEANIIKLVEGLANDPENKVPLIKVADAKQLGEWAGLGKIDREGNARKVVGASVVVVKNWGAETDELSMIMEHFSQQ from the coding sequence atgtctgaCGTTGAAGAAGTCGTTGAAGTTCAAGAAGAAACTGTTGTTGAACAAACCGCTGAAGTTACCATCGAAGATGCTTTAAAGGTTGTCTTGAGAACCGCTTTGGTCCACGATGGTCTAGCTAGAGGTTTGAGAGAATCTACCAAGGCTTTGACCAGAGGTGAAGCTTTATTGGTTGTTTTGGTCAGCTCCGTTACTGAAGCCAACATCATCAAGTTGGTTGAAGGTTTGGCTAACGATCCAGAAAACAAGGTCCCATTAATCAAGGTTGCCGACGCTAAGCAATTAGGTGAATGGGCTGGTTTGGGTAAGATCGACCGTGAAGGTAACGCTAGAAAGGTTGTCGGTGCTTCCGTTGTTGTCGTCAAGAACTGGGGTGCTGAAACTGATGAATTGTCCATGATCATGGAACACTTCTCCCAACAATAA
- the MRS6 gene encoding GTPase-activating protein MRS6 (Rab escort protein~similar to YOR370C): MLSPERRPSMAERRPSFFSFTQNPSPLVVPHLAGIEDPLPVTTPDKVDVLIAGTGMVESVLAAALAWQGSNVLHIDKNDYYGDTSATLTVEQIKRWVNEVNEGSVSCYKNAKLYVSTLIGNGKYSSRDFGIDLSPKILFAKSDLLSILIKSRVHQYLEFQSLSNFHTYENDCFEKLTNTKQEIFTDQNLPLMTKRNLMKFIKFVLNWEAQTDIWQPYAERTMSDFLVEKFKLEKPQVFELIFSIGLCYDLNVKVPEALQRIRRYLTSFDVYGPFPALCSKYGGPGELSQGFCRSAAVGGATYKLNEKLVSFNPTTKVATFQDGSKVEVSEKVIISPTQAPKDSKHVPQQQYQVHRLTCIVENPCTEWFNEGESAAMVVFPPGSLKSGNKEVVQAFILGAGSEICPEGTIVWYLSTTEQGPRAEMDIDAALEAMEMALLRESSSGLENDDEIVQLTGNGHTIVNSVKLGQSFKEYVPRERLQFLFKLYYTQYTSTPPFGVVNSSFFDANQDLEKKYIPGASDNGVIYTTMPSAEISYDEVVTAAKVLYEKIVGSDDDFFDLDFEDEDEIQAGGVANAEQFESAIDDDDDVNMEGSGEFVGEMEI, from the coding sequence aTGTTAAGTCCTGAACGTAGACCATCCATGGCAGAACGTCGcccatctttttttagttttacCCAAAATCCAAGCCCTTTAGTGGTCCCACATTTAGCTGGGATTGAAGACCCTTTACCAGTTACTACCCCAGATAAAGTTGATGTTCTTATCGCAGGGACTGGTATGGTAGAGAGTGTACTCGCTGCTGCGTTGGCCTGGCAAGGTTCCAATGTTCTCCATATTGATAAGAATGATTACTACGGAGACACTTCAGCCACATTAACTGTAgaacaaatcaaaagatGGGTAAATGAGGTTAATGAGGGCTCAGTAAGTTGTtacaaaaatgcaaaattATATGTATCCACACTTATCGGTAATGGCAAATATTCTTCAAGGGATTTCGGTATCGACCTTTCTCCGAAGATTCTATTTGCTAAGTCTGATTTATTGTCAATTTTAATTAAATCAAGAGTTCACCAATACTTGGAATTTCAATCTTTATCTAATTTCCACACTTATGAAAATGACTGTTTCGAAAAGCTAACAAATACAAAGCAAGAAATATTCACGGATCAAAATCTACCATTAATGACTAAAAGgaatttaatgaaattcatcaaatttgTACTCAACTGGGAAGCACAAACAGACATATGGCAGCCGTATGCGGAGAGAACCATGTCTGATTTTTTGgtggaaaaattcaaattggaAAAACCACAAGTTTTCGAATTAATTTTCTCAATTGGGTTATGTTATGATCTCAACGTAAAAGTACCAGAAGCTTTACAAAGGATTCGTCGATATCTAACTAGTTTTGACGTTTATGGCCCATTCCCTGCGCTGTGCTCCAAGTATGGTGGGCCAGGTGAATTATCGCAAGGGTTTTGTAGATCTGCCGCTGTAGGCGGTGCTACCTACAAACTTAATGAGAAATTAGTATCCTTCAACCCTACAACCAAAGTGGCGACATTCCAAGATGGCTCTAAAGTGGAAGTTTCAGAGAAAGTAATAATATCACCTACACAAGCTCCTAAAGATAGCAAGCATGTTCCCCAACAACAGTACCAAGTCCATCGTTTGACCTGTATAGTTGAAAATCCCTGTACTGAATGGTTCAACGAAGGTGAATCTGCCGCCATGGTAGTCTTCCCTCCGGGCTCCTTAAAGTCTGGTAATAAGGAGGTAGTACAGGCCTTTATTCTCGGTGCTGGCAGCGAAATTTGTCCAGAAGGAACTATTGTATGGTATTTATCAACCACAGAACAAGGCCCACGTGCTGAAATGGACATTGATGCCGCTTTAGAAGCTATGGAAATGGCTCTTCTAAGGGAATCTTCTTCGGGTTTAGAGAACGACGACGAAATTGTTCAACTAACAGGCAATGGTCATACAATAGTAAATTCGGTTAAGTTAGGCCAATCTTTCAAGGAGTATGTTCCTAGGGAGAGATTACAGTTTTTGTTTAAGCTTTATTACACCCAGTACACATCTACGCCTCCGTTTGGTGTAGTCAACTcctctttctttgatgCCAATCAagatttagaaaagaagtatATTCCCGGTGCGAGTGATAATGGCGTCATATATACAACCATGCCTTCTGCTGAGATATCATATGATGAAGTAGTCACCGCAGCCAAAGTCCTATACGAAAAGATAGTTGGcagtgatgatgatttctTCGATctagattttgaagatgaagatgaaatacAGGCTGGCGGCGTTGCCAATGCGGAACAATTTGAAAGCGCCATAGACGACGACGACGATGTTAATATGGAGGGTTCCGGTGAATTTGTAGGTGAAATGGAGATATGA